GCGCGACAGCTGCAAATCCCCGCCCAGAATATGGAGCACGATCACCGCCGGACGCTGCCCCGCCATTTTCGGCCGATAGAACTCCCCATGCACCGTGTTGTTGGCGGGAGACTCGGTTTTCATCGCCGAAGGAAAGGTGACGTGCCAAATCTCGATCGACTTGCTCTCGATTGGCACCTCGCGCACCGCGACTTCAAAATCTTCGACCGGCAGACGAAACAGCTCGGGGATTTTCGCCTCGAACTCGGCTGTCAAACCTTCGACCGGCATCACGGCTGGCAGAGGGGCCAGCTCGACATTGGCCCCCAGCGCCGCACTACTGGCCAGCAGCCCAAGCGCCAGAGAACCCAAGCTAAGGCACCCTGCAAGTCGCCAAGAAGAATGCAGTAAGTGACTACCAAGCAATAACTTAAGCATGATGGTCTTTCGGCCAGAGTGCGCTGCGGACAGGTATCGTCAGACTACCCACCTTACCCCCACGAGGCGAGCCAAGATTCGAACTTGCCAGCAGAACATCCCTAAACTCATTTCCAGTAACGCTTTACCGTGTTTATACAAGGAGCAACTAGAGCTTCCCGCTCCTCCGGAGGTGGGCTGAAGCCACGCTAACAACGCACCAAAGGGGCGCGTCACCGCATTCTTGCGGAAATGCATCAAAACAAGTTGATTCGATTCCGCGATGTCGATAAGTTGCGTAGGCGCTACTGTATGCAGGTTGTCGCGGCATGTTTGCCGCTGCTTTCTGCACGCTACTTGCTGCAAGCTGCCCCGCCCTGTCCACCAGCCGATCCTCCCCCCAACGTTTTTGAGGAGCCCCAGCCATGCTAAAGATTCGTCTTGGTCAGTCGTCGGATGCGTACTGCGACGGCGTTTCGCGGCGTAGTTTTCTGCGGCTCGGGGCCCTTTCGCTCGGGGCGGTAGCTGCCAATTTCTCGCTCGCCGATCTGCTCCGCGCGGAAGAGGCGGCCGGAATTGGGTCTTCTAATAAAGCGATCATTAATATTCATTTAGGTGGTGGACCTTCGCACCAAGATATTTTTGATCTTAAACCCGAAGCGGCGGTGGAATTCCGAGGCGAATTCAGCCCGATTTCGACCAACGTCGAGGGGATTCAGATCTGCGAGCATTTGCCCAAACTAGCGCAAATGGCTGATAAATTCGCCATTATTCGCTCGCTCGTCGGCAGCACTGGCCAGCATAGCAACTACCAAACGCACTCGGGCTACGACATGCGCGACCTGCGTAATGCTGGTGGTCGGCCGTCGCTGGGAAGTGTGATCTCCAAAGTTGCGGGACCAAGCGCGTCGGGTGCTCCGGCCTTTATTTCTTATAATGGTGGCGACCCTGGATATTTAGGCCCTGTCTATAAGGCTTATGCCCCTCAAGGTGGCAGCTTAAAGCTCACCAAAGATCTGACGGTCGAGCGGCTCGACGACCGGACGAACCTGCTCGCTTCGCTCGACCGAATTCGCCGCGATGTCGACTCGAGTGGTCAGATGGAAGCGCTCGACTCGTTCACGCAGCGGGCTGTCGGCGTGGTTACCAGCGGCAAAGTGGCCGAAGCGCTCGACGCTTCGAAAGTGACCCCCGACGAAAAAGAACGCTACGGCAAAGAGGGAATGCCGTTCCTCACCGCCCGTCGGCTGGTGGAGTCTGGTGTGCGGGTTGTCACCTTCAGCTGGGGTGGCTGGGACACGCACAGCAACAACTTTACGAGCCTGAAGCGGCAATTGCCCAACATGGACCGGGCCCTTTCGGCCCTGCTCACCGACCTGCACGACCGGGGGCTCGAAAAAGATGTGACCGTGGTGGTGTGGGGCGAGTTTGGCCGGACCCCTCGCGTGAACGGCGGAGCGGGACGCGATCACTGGCCGCAAGTGATGGGCGCTTTCCTCGCCGGTGGTGGCATGAAGACCGGACAGGTGATCGGCAGCACGACCAAGAACGCCGAAGCGGCCAAGGATCGCCCGGTTCACTTCCACGAAGTCTTCTCGACCCTCTATTACAACCTGGGGATCGACGTCGGTAGCAAAACGCTGGAAGACACCGCTGGCCGGCCGCAATACCTGGTCGATAAGCGCGAAGTGATTCGCGAACTGGTGTAAGCGGGCTCGATCCGCAGCGCGTCGCCCCACCCGATTGAAGGTGACTGCAAACGACCATTTTCCGCTTGAAGTTAGCCTCGCCATGCTTTCCCGTTTCTGACGTTTCCGGGGAGGTGTGCGGGGCTTTCTTCGTTTTCGCGTTTTCCCGGGGAATTTCGAGAAATCGTGGCAGCAAAGCGGGGCGGTAAAGTTCGCAGGAAAAGGTCGCTCGAGAAGCCTCAAGTTGAGGCTGCGCCCCGTTGTCAGGCCCCTAGGGCACCCTATACTACGGCAGAGTCTAGAGCGCAAGATTTCTCGCGTTTCGCGTCCCCCTGGCTGCTCGCCAACAGGCTCCAGAGCGACTGTTCCTCCGCTCTAGTTGTGTGACGAGCCAGCATCGAAACGTGCCAGCAGCATAGAAAAGGTGTTTTGTGAAAGAGGCTCCTTCGTCGTCGTTTTTGGCTCGTAATGAGTTTCTGATCCGCAGGCTCCACTCGCTAACCGGGCTCGTTCCGGTCGGCGCTTACATGTGCGTGCACCTGCTCACCAATGCCAGCGTGCTCGATAGTGGTGCGGCGTTTCAAAAAAACGTCTACATGATCCACTCCCTCGGCGCCGTGCTGCCGGTGGTCGAATGGGGCTTCATCTTCCTGCCGCTGCTGTTCCACGCCATCTTCGGGGTGGTGATTGTGCGGGGCGGGCTCCCCAACAGCAGCACTTATAAGTACACCAGCAACATCCGCTACACGCTGCAGCGTGCCAGCGGCATGGTCGCCTTCGCCTTCATCATGTGGCACGTGTTTCACATGCACGGCTGGTTCCATGCCGAGTGGTGGCAGAAGGGTGTCGCCGAGCCGCTGAGCGGGGCGATGTTCAAGCCCTATTCCGCCGCTTCCACCGCTGCCGAAGCGCTGCAAATCTCGATCATTGTGCCGGTGCTGTATGTCATCGGTGTTTTGTCGTGCGTGTTCCACTTGGCCAACGGCATCTGGACGTTCGGCATCACCTGGGGCATTTGGGTTTCGCCAGCCGCTCAGACCCGGGCCACCTGGGCCTGCCTCGTGTTCGGTTTGGCCTTGTCGGCAGTAGGCCTCGGTGCCTTGGGCGGATTTGCTACCAAGACCAAGGAACAGATCGCGGCTGATAAGGCTGTCGAGCAGAAGATGTTCGACGCCAAGGTCGCCAGTGGCGAAGTGGAAGCCGATTCGCACAAATTCGGCGGCAACCACCAACACGCCGAAGGTGAACAGCACGAAGCTCCTGCCGAGGAAAAGCCTGCGGAAGAAGCTGCCACTGCGACAGAAGCGACGACTGCAGCACCTGCGGAGGGGTCGACGGAAACGTCCATTCCAGCTGCTGGTGCAGCGAGCGACGTGAACTAGCAGCACCGGTTTGCGGTGCCTAAAGATGGCGTGCTTCCAGGTTGTGGCATGATGGCGGCGGTGGGTGCGAGCAACTTTTACTCTCGATCGGTCAGTTAGAGGTTCGACATGGCTAAGCAACGCGTGATGATCATCGGCGGCGGACTTGCAGGTCTTGCGGCGGCGATGAAATTGGCCGAAATCGGCATCGATGTCGACCTGATGAGCCTGGTGCCTGTGAAGCGTTCGCACAGCGTGTGCGCTCAAGGTGGCATCAACAGCTGCAACGACCAAACGCGTCAGCTCGGCGATAGCGAGTGGCTGCACCTGGACGACACCGTGTATGGTGGCGACTTCCTGCAGCATCAGCCTCCCGTAAAAGAAATGGCCTACTGGGGCCCCAAGATCATCGACCTGATGGACCGTCTGGGGGTACCGTTCAACCGGACTCCGGAAGGCTTTATCGATCGCCGCCGCTTTGGTGGTACGCTCTACAAGCGGACCGCGTTTGCGGGCGCGACGACTGGTCAGCAGCTCCTCTACTCGCTCGACGAGCAAGTCCGCCGCTGGGAGTCGCAAGGAAAGATCCGTAAGTTCGAATTTTGGGACTTCCTCGGCCCGGTCCTCGACGATGCGGGTGTTTGCAAAGGTGCCATCGGCCAAGACCTGGTGACGATGGAAATTCGCTCGTTCCCAGCCGACGCGGTGATCGTCGCTTCGGGTGGTCCCGGGTTGATCTATGGCCGCAGCACGATGAGCATGGTTTGCACCGGGTCGGCTGCCAGCCGCTGCATGCAAGCGGGTGCGAAGTTCGGCAACGCCGAGTTCATCCAGGTACATCCCACCGCCATTCCAGGTGCTGATAAGCTCCGCCTGATGAGCGAATCGGCCCGTGGTGAAGGTGGCCGCGTGTGGGTTCCTCGGAAGCCACAAGATCCTCGCGATCCGCTCGTCATTCCTGAAGCCGAGCGCTATTACTTCCTGGAAGAGCGCTATCCGAAGTACAAAAACCTCGTGCCGCGTGATATCGCGACCCGCGAGATTTTCGATATCTGCGTGAACGAGAACCTGAGCGTTGAAAAAGAACGTCTGGCCGTCTATCTCGACCTGACGCACATTCCGCGTAAGGAACTCGATCGCAAATTAGGCGGCATTCTCGAGATCTACGAGAAGTTCCAAGGGGTCGATCCGCGCAGCACCCCGATGAAGATTTTCCCTGCGGTGCACTACTCGATGGGTGGCCTGTGGGTCGACTATCAGAAGAGTGCCGACGGTGGTCTCGTGGTCGGATCGCCCAAGAATCAAACCACCAACATTCCTGGTCTCTATGCGATCGGCGAATGCGACTATCAGTACCACGGCGCGAATCGCCTCGGCGCGAACTCGCTGCTGTCGTGCATCTTCAGCGGCCTCATCACCGCTCCTGGTATCGAAACGCTGCTGAAGGGTCAAAAGACCGCTGCGGCCGATCTGCCAAGCTCGCTGTTTGAATCGGCTCGCAAGCAGCATCAGGCTCGTCACGATGCCCTGCTGAAGCGTTCGGGAACCGGCGGCGAGAATCCGTACCTCATTCACCAGGAACTGGGGGATGTGATGACGAAGGCCGCCACGGTGGTGCGTCGCAACGATCAGCTGAAGGCTGCGATCGGAACGGTGAGCGACCTGTACGAACGGGCTCGCCGCAGCTCGCTGGCCGACACCGGCAGCTGGACCAACCAGAACGTGGTGTTCACCAAGGCGCTGATCGACATGTTCCCGCTGGCCCTGGCGATTTTGCGTGGTGCTTTGCAGCGTGACGAAAGCCGCGGCGCTCACTACAAACCCGACTTCTCGATGGGCTCGCTCACGTCGAACGAACCGGGCGAACGTCGTCGTCAGGCCGAAGTTTGGTGCGACAAGTTCGAAGAGAACAACGCCAAGTGGCTCAAGAGCAGCATCGCCACGATCAAGGACTACGACGTCGAAGTGACCTACGAAGATGTCGACACGACGGTCGTTCCTCCCCGCCCACGGCTCTATGGTCTGGTCGGTGCCGACGAGATCGAGAAGGTGTGGAAAGAGCGAGCTGCTGCCAAAGAAGCAGCCGCAGCAGCCAACGGCAACGGTGCCCACGGCGCGAAGTCGGCCCTAGCTGGCGCTCACTAAAGGTGCCACCGCTGGTGAGGCGATGACCCTCGACAGATCCGCAAAATTAAACGAGCAGGCTGCTGAACTTCGAAGTTCAGAGCCGAACTACTCCCTAGCAAACCAAAAACGACACTTTCCGGTAGGCAGAACTAGCCATGGTCGATTCGCATAGCAACGGTCACGCCAATGGTCACTCGCACGACGGCCATGGTCATGATGAGCATGGCCACAAGCCCGACCATATCGAAGTGCGCGTGCTGCGTCAGGATGGTCCCGGTCAGCCGAGCTACTGGGAACGGCACAGCGTGAAGTACGAAGCGGACATGAACGTCATCAGCGTGCTGCAGCGGATTGCCGCCAATGCCAAGAACGCGGAAGGAAAGCATGTCGCGCCGGTCGCTTGGGACTGCAACTGCCTTGAAGAAGTTTGCGGCGCTTGCACCATGGTGATCAACGGCAAGGTGCGTCAGGCCTGCTCGGCACTGGTCGACAAGCTGCTGAGCGATAACCCTGCCGAAATCGAACTCCAGCCGATGACCAAGTTCCCAGTCGTGCGCGATCTGGCAGTCGACCGAACCCGCTTGTTCAGCGCCTTGTCGCGCGTGAAGGCCTGGGTTCCTGTCGATGGCTATTACGACATGGGTGCGGGCCCTCGCTATCCCGCCGAAGATCAAGAAACCGCTTACCCGCTGAGCCAGTGCATGAGCTGCGGCTGCTGCGTCGAAGCTTGCCCGCAGTACACCAAGGTGGAACTCGAGCGCATCGAAGGGGAAACTGAAGAGGCCTACAACGCACGCTGCAAAGCCGACTACGACCGTGCATTTGTGGGTCCGCACGCCATCAGCCAGGCGATGCTGTTCAACCAGCACCCCACCGGCAAGAACATTGCTGGCGAGCGGCTCGATGCCCTGACCGCCGAAGGTGGTTTGCAGGTTTGCGGCAACGCCCAGAACTGCGTGGCGGTTTGCCCCAAGCTGATCCCGCTCACCACGTCGATCGCTCGCGCCGGCCGCGCCACAACACTGCATGTCCTCAAGAAATGGTTCGGCGCTTAAACGCTTGCTGAGCCGAACATTCCAGCCAGCTTACAGGCTGTCGCACGAAACCCGCGCGGCAGCCTTTTTTCGTGGAGCGAGACGCCAGTCAACTCCCACTCGCTTCCCCCAAGCCGACGGCTCTGTCGTCGTGGCGAGCGGTTACTCCTCCTCGGCCAACTTCCGAAGACGACGCACGAACCGCGCGAAAGTTTTGCGGCCGAAATGTTCCATCCCCTCGGACTGATTGCTACAGTAGTTCGTGTGGCCGGTAGTTCGGCCGATTCGGCGCACTATCCTCGACGGCAGACGAGTGGCGATGCGAGTTCTCCTTCTTCTCGTGGTGACGTTTTTCGGCGTCTCGATCGTCAGTGCTTTTGCTGGCCTGTGCATCTTCATTGCTCTGAATAAAGAGGGGCCTCCCCCAGCACGCGAGCAGGCGAGCACTCAGTCGACCAACCTCGAGATCGCAGAGTGGCAGCGCGAGATGCGCCGCACGCAGCAAAAAAACAATGCCGCGATTCGAGCCGCGCGGCGCTGGAGCGATAGCAAACTCGCCCGGCATGTGCGCGACTATGTGCTCGCAGGGACAAGCTGGGACGACGACGAAGAGATCTATCCCGTGCAAGTGTTGCTGGCCCTTGGTCCTCGGGTCCACGAGCCGGTGCTCGCACTGGTGAACGATCGCTCGCTCTATCCGCAGCTGGTGCGCGAGCGGCGTTACGAGTCGTGGAGCGATTTTCCCTTCGAGCGCGCCTGCCAATTGCTCGGAGAGACCCCCCCACCCTCGGCCGTGGAAGGTTTGATTCCCTTTCAAAACGATCCCGAGCCGAAGATTCGCAACATCGCCGCCAACACGATGGCCAAAATCGGAACGGGTTCGATCGTCCCCTACCTGCGGATAGCGCTGGTCGATTCCGATGAGCAAGTGGCGAGAAGTGCCGTG
This window of the Pirellula staleyi DSM 6068 genome carries:
- a CDS encoding DUF1501 domain-containing protein, producing MLKIRLGQSSDAYCDGVSRRSFLRLGALSLGAVAANFSLADLLRAEEAAGIGSSNKAIINIHLGGGPSHQDIFDLKPEAAVEFRGEFSPISTNVEGIQICEHLPKLAQMADKFAIIRSLVGSTGQHSNYQTHSGYDMRDLRNAGGRPSLGSVISKVAGPSASGAPAFISYNGGDPGYLGPVYKAYAPQGGSLKLTKDLTVERLDDRTNLLASLDRIRRDVDSSGQMEALDSFTQRAVGVVTSGKVAEALDASKVTPDEKERYGKEGMPFLTARRLVESGVRVVTFSWGGWDTHSNNFTSLKRQLPNMDRALSALLTDLHDRGLEKDVTVVVWGEFGRTPRVNGGAGRDHWPQVMGAFLAGGGMKTGQVIGSTTKNAEAAKDRPVHFHEVFSTLYYNLGIDVGSKTLEDTAGRPQYLVDKREVIRELV
- a CDS encoding succinate dehydrogenase cytochrome b558 subunit, translating into MKEAPSSSFLARNEFLIRRLHSLTGLVPVGAYMCVHLLTNASVLDSGAAFQKNVYMIHSLGAVLPVVEWGFIFLPLLFHAIFGVVIVRGGLPNSSTYKYTSNIRYTLQRASGMVAFAFIMWHVFHMHGWFHAEWWQKGVAEPLSGAMFKPYSAASTAAEALQISIIVPVLYVIGVLSCVFHLANGIWTFGITWGIWVSPAAQTRATWACLVFGLALSAVGLGALGGFATKTKEQIAADKAVEQKMFDAKVASGEVEADSHKFGGNHQHAEGEQHEAPAEEKPAEEAATATEATTAAPAEGSTETSIPAAGAASDVN
- the sdhA gene encoding succinate dehydrogenase flavoprotein subunit, whose amino-acid sequence is MAKQRVMIIGGGLAGLAAAMKLAEIGIDVDLMSLVPVKRSHSVCAQGGINSCNDQTRQLGDSEWLHLDDTVYGGDFLQHQPPVKEMAYWGPKIIDLMDRLGVPFNRTPEGFIDRRRFGGTLYKRTAFAGATTGQQLLYSLDEQVRRWESQGKIRKFEFWDFLGPVLDDAGVCKGAIGQDLVTMEIRSFPADAVIVASGGPGLIYGRSTMSMVCTGSAASRCMQAGAKFGNAEFIQVHPTAIPGADKLRLMSESARGEGGRVWVPRKPQDPRDPLVIPEAERYYFLEERYPKYKNLVPRDIATREIFDICVNENLSVEKERLAVYLDLTHIPRKELDRKLGGILEIYEKFQGVDPRSTPMKIFPAVHYSMGGLWVDYQKSADGGLVVGSPKNQTTNIPGLYAIGECDYQYHGANRLGANSLLSCIFSGLITAPGIETLLKGQKTAAADLPSSLFESARKQHQARHDALLKRSGTGGENPYLIHQELGDVMTKAATVVRRNDQLKAAIGTVSDLYERARRSSLADTGSWTNQNVVFTKALIDMFPLALAILRGALQRDESRGAHYKPDFSMGSLTSNEPGERRRQAEVWCDKFEENNAKWLKSSIATIKDYDVEVTYEDVDTTVVPPRPRLYGLVGADEIEKVWKERAAAKEAAAAANGNGAHGAKSALAGAH
- the sdhB gene encoding succinate dehydrogenase iron-sulfur subunit; translated protein: MVDSHSNGHANGHSHDGHGHDEHGHKPDHIEVRVLRQDGPGQPSYWERHSVKYEADMNVISVLQRIAANAKNAEGKHVAPVAWDCNCLEEVCGACTMVINGKVRQACSALVDKLLSDNPAEIELQPMTKFPVVRDLAVDRTRLFSALSRVKAWVPVDGYYDMGAGPRYPAEDQETAYPLSQCMSCGCCVEACPQYTKVELERIEGETEEAYNARCKADYDRAFVGPHAISQAMLFNQHPTGKNIAGERLDALTAEGGLQVCGNAQNCVAVCPKLIPLTTSIARAGRATTLHVLKKWFGA